One part of the Burkholderia latens genome encodes these proteins:
- a CDS encoding alginate export family protein, translating to MKRSLRRALSCVVLAGGAASHTGTASAADAGAVPAGEAPAPAAAAAACTAKRPTVLFNRWQEDWSALANPCLPRKPFDSLKYVPLGDDPSTYLSLGANLRERFELNNAPLFGLGAAHDDNYVIQRANVHADLRYRGRLQAFVQFVDARPFGKDTVGAVDKDQLDLEQAFVAYVDQLGPGTFKTRIGRQEMAFDLQRFVSVRDGPNVRQAFDALWADYEIGKWRLIGYVTRPVQYRDAAAFDDASNRHLRFDGVRVERNGTGPGDLSAYWSRYTRDNARYPDASGAERRDVFDMRYAGKADGLDWDVEAMVQTGRVGQDTIGAWAFGALGGYTFAKTPGTPRIGIQVDGASGDAHPGDRRVGTFNPMFPNGYYFTLAGYTGYSNLIHVKPSLTFKPASSVTVLTAVGFQWRQTTADAIYGQGMSAVPGTAGKGSAWTGMYAQARVDWLVDANVALAIEAVHFQLGSSIRALGARNADYVGMEAKFGW from the coding sequence ATGAAGCGATCGTTGCGCCGCGCGCTGTCGTGCGTGGTGCTCGCGGGCGGTGCGGCGTCGCACACGGGCACGGCCTCCGCCGCCGACGCGGGGGCGGTGCCGGCCGGCGAGGCGCCCGCCCCGGCTGCCGCCGCGGCGGCGTGCACCGCGAAACGTCCGACCGTGCTGTTCAACCGCTGGCAGGAGGACTGGTCGGCGCTCGCGAATCCATGCTTGCCGCGCAAGCCGTTCGACTCGCTCAAGTACGTGCCGCTCGGCGACGATCCGTCGACCTACCTGTCGCTCGGCGCGAACCTGCGCGAGCGCTTCGAGCTGAACAACGCGCCGCTGTTCGGCCTTGGCGCCGCGCATGACGACAACTACGTGATCCAGCGCGCGAACGTGCATGCGGACCTGCGCTATCGCGGCCGTCTTCAGGCGTTCGTGCAGTTCGTCGATGCGAGGCCGTTCGGCAAGGATACGGTCGGTGCGGTCGACAAGGATCAGCTCGACCTCGAGCAGGCGTTCGTCGCGTATGTCGATCAGCTGGGGCCCGGCACCTTCAAGACGCGGATCGGCCGCCAGGAAATGGCGTTCGACTTGCAGCGTTTCGTGTCGGTGCGCGACGGTCCGAACGTGCGGCAGGCCTTCGACGCGCTGTGGGCCGATTACGAAATCGGCAAATGGCGCTTGATCGGCTACGTGACGCGCCCGGTGCAGTATCGCGACGCCGCCGCGTTCGACGACGCGTCGAACCGGCATCTGCGCTTCGATGGCGTGCGCGTGGAGCGCAACGGCACGGGACCCGGCGATCTGTCCGCGTACTGGTCGCGCTACACGCGCGACAACGCGCGCTATCCGGATGCATCGGGCGCCGAGCGGCGCGACGTGTTCGACATGCGTTACGCGGGCAAGGCCGACGGGCTCGACTGGGACGTCGAGGCGATGGTGCAGACGGGCCGCGTCGGTCAGGACACGATCGGCGCATGGGCGTTCGGCGCGCTCGGCGGCTATACGTTCGCGAAAACGCCCGGCACGCCGCGCATCGGCATTCAGGTCGACGGCGCGTCGGGCGACGCGCATCCGGGCGACCGGCGCGTCGGCACGTTCAATCCGATGTTTCCGAACGGCTATTACTTCACGCTCGCCGGTTATACCGGCTACAGCAACCTGATCCACGTGAAGCCGTCGCTGACGTTCAAGCCGGCCAGCTCGGTGACGGTGCTCACTGCGGTCGGCTTCCAGTGGCGTCAGACGACGGCCGACGCGATCTACGGGCAGGGGATGTCGGCGGTGCCCGGCACGGCCGGCAAGGGTAGCGCGTGGACCGGCATGTACGCGCAGGCGCGCGTGGACTGGCTCGTGGACGCGAACGTCGCGCTCGCGATCGAAGCCGTGCACTTCCAGCTCGGCTCGTCGATCCGTGCGCTCGGCGCGCGCAATGCCGACTACGTCGGGATGGAAGCGAAGTTCGGCTGGTGA
- a CDS encoding hydrolase: protein MSNPKLEVLTPQNSQLIFIDQQPQMAFGVQSIDRQTLKNNVVGLAKAAKVFNIPTTITTVESDSFSGHTYPELLDVFPNQKTLERTSMNSWDDQKVRDALAANGRKKVVVSGLWTEVCNTTFALCAMLEGDYEIYMVADASGGTSQAAHDIAMQRMVQAGVVPVTWQQVLLEWQRDWARRETYDAVMAIAKEHSGAYGMGVDYAYTMVHKAAPRTATPHESIPPVPAK from the coding sequence ATGAGCAATCCGAAGCTTGAAGTACTTACCCCGCAGAACAGCCAGCTGATCTTCATCGACCAGCAGCCGCAAATGGCGTTCGGCGTGCAGTCGATCGATCGTCAGACGCTGAAGAACAACGTCGTCGGGCTCGCCAAGGCCGCGAAGGTCTTCAACATCCCGACCACGATCACGACGGTCGAAAGCGACAGCTTCTCGGGCCATACCTATCCGGAACTGCTCGACGTGTTCCCGAACCAGAAGACGCTCGAACGCACGTCGATGAACTCGTGGGACGACCAGAAGGTGCGCGACGCGCTGGCCGCGAACGGCCGCAAGAAGGTCGTCGTGTCGGGCCTGTGGACCGAAGTCTGCAATACGACGTTCGCGCTGTGCGCGATGCTCGAAGGCGACTACGAAATCTACATGGTCGCCGACGCGTCGGGCGGCACGTCGCAGGCCGCGCATGACATCGCGATGCAGCGCATGGTGCAGGCCGGCGTGGTGCCGGTTACGTGGCAGCAGGTTCTGCTCGAATGGCAGCGCGACTGGGCTCGCCGCGAGACGTACGACGCCGTGATGGCGATCGCCAAGGAGCATTCGGGCGCGTACGGGATGGGCGTCGACTACGCATACACGATGGTCCACAAGGCGGCGCCGCGCACGGCGACGCCGCACGAGTCGATTCCGCCGGTTCCGGCGAAGTAA
- a CDS encoding XapX domain-containing protein produces MKPYTASLFAGILAGVVYALIGVQSPAPPAVALVGLLGILAGEQILPVVRRMFDGIRLGTAWRDAKCSQHMFGALPGAHADASAKRGESTPT; encoded by the coding sequence ATGAAACCGTACACTGCTTCGCTTTTCGCCGGCATCCTCGCCGGCGTCGTATATGCGCTGATCGGCGTGCAATCGCCGGCGCCGCCGGCCGTCGCCCTGGTCGGCCTGCTCGGCATTCTGGCCGGCGAACAGATTCTTCCGGTGGTGCGGCGGATGTTCGACGGAATCCGGCTGGGCACCGCATGGCGCGACGCGAAATGCAGCCAGCACATGTTCGGCGCGCTGCCCGGTGCGCACGCCGACGCTTCCGCGAAGCGCGGCGAATCGACGCCGACGTGA
- a CDS encoding TetR/AcrR family transcriptional regulator, with translation MTETKRKTPRTRGTTAGEPAGTPGRRLTPEARERQIVEKAVEHFATHGFSGSTRELARQIGVTQPLLYRYFPSKEALIDRVYDEVYTWNPDWEKLIADRSVPLQQRLVAFYRSYAQTILRREWIRTFIFAGLSREGFNTRYLSRLRERVFLPVLRELRHEYDIATPSSETQRNAEIELVWSLHASIFYLGVRKWVYGLPVPDDLDAEIERQIDAFLNGTPAALQRVAADAPAKRRRG, from the coding sequence ATGACCGAAACCAAGCGCAAAACGCCCCGCACGCGCGGGACGACCGCCGGCGAGCCGGCCGGTACGCCGGGCCGCCGCCTTACGCCGGAAGCGCGCGAGCGCCAGATTGTCGAAAAGGCGGTCGAGCACTTCGCGACCCACGGATTTTCCGGGAGCACGCGCGAGCTCGCGCGGCAGATCGGCGTCACTCAGCCGCTGCTCTATCGGTATTTTCCAAGCAAGGAGGCGCTGATCGACCGCGTATACGACGAGGTCTACACGTGGAATCCCGACTGGGAAAAACTGATTGCCGACCGCTCGGTGCCGCTGCAGCAGCGGCTCGTCGCGTTCTACCGGTCGTATGCGCAGACGATCCTGCGGCGAGAATGGATCCGCACGTTCATCTTCGCGGGCCTGAGCCGCGAAGGCTTCAACACGCGCTATCTGTCACGGCTGCGCGAACGCGTATTCCTGCCGGTGCTGCGTGAACTCCGGCACGAATACGACATCGCGACGCCCTCGTCTGAAACGCAGCGCAACGCGGAAATCGAACTCGTGTGGAGCCTGCACGCGAGCATCTTCTATCTCGGCGTGCGCAAGTGGGTGTACGGGCTGCCGGTGCCCGACGATCTCGACGCCGAAATCGAACGGCAGATCGATGCGTTCCTGAACGGCACGCCGGCCGCGCTGCAGCGCGTCGCGGCCGACGCCCCCGCGAAGCGCCGCCGCGGGTGA
- a CDS encoding DUF1427 family protein has translation MPYLISPRADTAVGLLPPLVRVPSPAPSLTALARLLGIVVGGRAIPLARAQLSRLAAQVRDADAVDKTVEAMTCSPRK, from the coding sequence ATGCCTTACCTGATTTCGCCGCGAGCCGACACCGCAGTCGGTCTCCTGCCTCCACTCGTGCGCGTGCCATCGCCCGCGCCGTCGCTGACCGCGCTCGCGCGCCTGCTCGGCATCGTCGTCGGCGGGCGTGCGATCCCGCTCGCACGGGCGCAGCTGAGCCGGCTCGCCGCGCAGGTCCGCGATGCGGACGCAGTCGACAAAACCGTGGAGGCAATGACATGCAGCCCGCGCAAGTAA
- a CDS encoding DUF1427 family protein: MEPYLVSLGAGVLIGVIYSAIKVRSPAPPLIALVGLLGMLIGVQALPTVKQLFGF; the protein is encoded by the coding sequence ATGGAACCGTATCTGGTTTCCCTTGGTGCGGGCGTGCTGATCGGTGTGATTTACAGCGCCATCAAGGTTCGCTCTCCCGCACCACCGTTGATTGCGCTGGTCGGGTTGCTCGGCATGCTGATTGGCGTGCAAGCCTTGCCAACCGTCAAACAACTCTTTGGCTTCTGA
- a CDS encoding YoaK family protein yields the protein MQPAQVTAAGAAAPDHLRGEDVFLASIAGYVDTLGFVALFGLFTAHVTGNFILIGSGLAGVGQGLMIKWLAFPAFIAGIVAARILDHRMRVRGHGPRARSLYALQTILLAGFMLAGIAASPIGSADAPATIVCGLLGAAAMGVQNAHGRLTARAVVANTVMTGNVTQAVIDAFDWLVPIAAPAEREAARARLRRMLPPIAGFALGAGAGASAYLYAAFWALALPVAMLAFLTWRSGRTGEAPTSR from the coding sequence ATGCAGCCCGCGCAAGTAACGGCAGCGGGCGCCGCGGCCCCCGATCACCTGCGCGGCGAGGATGTGTTCCTCGCATCGATCGCCGGCTATGTCGACACGCTCGGCTTCGTCGCGCTGTTCGGGCTCTTCACCGCACATGTCACCGGCAACTTCATCCTGATCGGCTCCGGCCTCGCGGGCGTCGGTCAGGGTCTCATGATCAAGTGGCTCGCGTTTCCGGCATTCATCGCGGGAATCGTCGCCGCCCGGATCCTCGATCACAGGATGCGCGTGCGCGGACATGGCCCGCGCGCTCGCTCGCTGTACGCGCTGCAGACGATCCTGCTCGCCGGATTCATGCTCGCGGGCATCGCGGCGTCGCCGATCGGCAGCGCCGATGCGCCCGCGACGATCGTCTGCGGGCTGCTCGGGGCGGCGGCAATGGGCGTGCAGAACGCGCACGGCCGGCTGACCGCGCGCGCCGTCGTCGCGAACACCGTGATGACCGGCAACGTCACGCAGGCGGTCATCGATGCGTTCGACTGGCTCGTGCCGATCGCCGCGCCGGCCGAGCGGGAGGCCGCCCGCGCGCGGCTGCGTCGCATGCTGCCGCCGATTGCCGGCTTCGCGCTCGGCGCGGGCGCCGGGGCGAGCGCGTATTTGTACGCCGCGTTCTGGGCGCTCGCGCTGCCGGTCGCGATGCTCGCTTTCCTTACCTGGCGCTCGGGACGCACCGGCGAGGCGCCCACGTCGCGCTGA
- a CDS encoding amidohydrolase — MTATVTQPDLILHNGRFTTLDRANPVATAVAIAAGRFVAVGSEAEVMPLAGRTTKVVDLGGRGVLPGLIDNHCHVIRGGLNYNMELRWDGVPSLAVAMEMLKQQVAITPAPQWVRVVGGFTEHQFVEKRLPTIGELNAVAPDTPVFILHLYDRALLNAAALRVVGYTKDTPEPPGGTILRDAAGNPTGLLLANPNATILYATLAKGPKLPFEYQYNSTRHFMRELNRLGVTGVIDAGGGSQNYPDDYEVIRKLHDAGEMTIRIAYNLFTQKPNAEKEDFVNWTKSVKYHDGTDYFRNNGAGEMLAFSAADFEDFRVARPDLPEQMEDDLEGVVRVLAENRWPWRMHATYDETISRALDVFEKVNEDIPLEGLNWFFDHAETITEKSMDRIAALGGGVAVQHRMAYQGEYFVERYGAQAAEATPPVAKMLGKGLKVSAGTDATRVASYNPWVSLAWLVTGKTVGGMRMYPQRNLLDRETALRMWTEYVTWFSNEEGKKGRIAVGQLADLMVPDRDFFTCAEDDIAGTTALLTVVGGKIVWGAGPFEPHDAPIPPAMPDWSPVRAYGGYGGWGATQRNGAPLQRAAAAAMCGCANACNVHQHAHASAWASALPTSDAKGFWGAFGCSCWAV, encoded by the coding sequence ATGACCGCAACCGTGACCCAACCGGATCTGATCCTGCATAACGGACGATTCACGACGCTCGACCGCGCGAACCCCGTCGCAACCGCGGTCGCGATTGCCGCCGGGCGCTTCGTCGCCGTCGGCAGCGAAGCGGAGGTGATGCCGCTCGCGGGCCGCACGACGAAGGTCGTCGATCTCGGCGGCCGCGGCGTGCTGCCCGGTCTGATCGACAACCACTGCCACGTGATTCGCGGCGGCCTGAACTACAACATGGAGCTGCGCTGGGACGGCGTGCCCTCGCTCGCCGTCGCGATGGAGATGCTGAAGCAGCAGGTCGCGATCACGCCGGCGCCGCAGTGGGTGCGCGTGGTCGGCGGCTTCACCGAGCATCAGTTCGTGGAGAAACGGCTGCCGACGATCGGCGAGCTCAATGCGGTTGCACCCGACACGCCGGTGTTCATCCTGCACCTGTACGATCGCGCGCTGCTGAATGCGGCCGCGCTGCGCGTGGTCGGCTATACGAAGGACACGCCCGAGCCGCCGGGCGGGACAATCCTTCGCGATGCCGCAGGCAACCCGACCGGCCTGCTGCTCGCGAATCCGAACGCGACGATCCTTTACGCGACGCTCGCGAAGGGGCCGAAGCTGCCGTTCGAGTATCAGTACAACTCGACGCGCCACTTCATGCGCGAGCTGAACCGGCTCGGCGTGACCGGCGTGATCGACGCGGGCGGCGGCTCGCAGAATTACCCCGACGATTACGAAGTGATCCGCAAGCTGCACGATGCGGGCGAGATGACGATCCGGATCGCATACAACCTGTTCACGCAGAAGCCGAACGCGGAGAAGGAAGACTTCGTGAACTGGACGAAGAGCGTCAAGTATCACGACGGCACCGATTACTTCCGCAATAACGGCGCGGGCGAGATGCTGGCGTTTTCGGCGGCCGACTTCGAAGACTTCCGCGTCGCGCGTCCGGATCTGCCCGAGCAGATGGAGGACGATCTGGAAGGCGTCGTGCGCGTGCTCGCGGAAAACCGCTGGCCGTGGCGCATGCACGCGACGTATGACGAAACCATCAGCCGCGCGCTCGACGTGTTCGAGAAGGTCAACGAGGACATCCCGCTTGAAGGGCTGAACTGGTTCTTCGATCACGCGGAAACGATCACCGAGAAGTCGATGGACCGGATCGCCGCGCTCGGCGGCGGCGTCGCGGTGCAGCACCGGATGGCCTACCAGGGCGAGTACTTCGTCGAGCGCTACGGCGCGCAGGCCGCGGAGGCGACGCCGCCGGTCGCGAAGATGCTCGGCAAGGGGCTGAAGGTATCGGCCGGCACCGACGCGACGCGCGTCGCGTCGTACAACCCGTGGGTGTCGCTTGCATGGCTGGTGACGGGGAAGACGGTCGGCGGGATGCGCATGTATCCGCAGCGCAACCTGCTGGATCGCGAAACCGCGCTGCGGATGTGGACCGAGTACGTCACGTGGTTTTCGAACGAGGAAGGCAAGAAAGGACGGATCGCGGTCGGGCAGCTTGCCGACCTGATGGTCCCGGATCGCGACTTCTTCACATGTGCGGAGGACGATATCGCCGGCACGACGGCGTTGCTGACGGTGGTCGGCGGGAAGATCGTGTGGGGTGCGGGGCCGTTCGAGCCGCACGACGCGCCGATTCCGCCCGCGATGCCGGACTGGTCGCCGGTGCGCGCATACGGCGGCTATGGCGGCTGGGGCGCGACGCAGCGTAACGGTGCACCGCTGCAACGCGCGGCGGCCGCCGCGATGTGCGGCTGCGCCAATGCATGCAACGTTCACCAGCATGCGCACGCGAGCGCTTGGGCAAGCGCGCTGCCGACGTCGGACGCGAAGGGCTTCTGGGGCGCGTTCGGCTGTTCGTGCTGGGCCGTCTGA
- a CDS encoding glyoxalase: protein MSSLNLRHLLRMTAASSAVLAALLAGAPVLADETHLDDIAAPAAAARFPAVAVGPQYDTTHVCVAPEDFDRFTDSFVATFGGKKSKQGVFQVTPTPSQTMSQLVLTPVGTISVFGFKTPIPYPFCAERTGYLVTDMDVAVKSARAHGADVVVATFPDPIGRDAIVRWPGGVNMQLYWHTQAPNYDPLQTVPENRVYVSPETAGKLARNFAAFSHGKIVSDVRHAPGIEIGRPNDTYRRIRIESAFGKMTVLATDGHLPYPFGREMTGYEVADLGATLKQAEAAGVTVLVPPFTSDGRDAALVQFPGGYVAEIHARSK from the coding sequence ATGAGTTCACTGAACCTGCGCCACCTGCTGCGCATGACCGCCGCGTCGTCAGCCGTGCTCGCCGCACTGCTGGCCGGCGCGCCGGTGCTCGCCGACGAAACCCACCTCGACGACATCGCGGCGCCGGCTGCCGCGGCGCGTTTTCCCGCGGTCGCGGTCGGCCCGCAGTACGACACCACCCACGTGTGCGTCGCGCCGGAAGACTTCGATCGCTTCACCGACAGCTTCGTCGCGACGTTCGGCGGCAAGAAGTCGAAGCAGGGCGTGTTCCAGGTCACGCCGACGCCGAGCCAGACGATGTCGCAACTCGTGCTGACGCCGGTCGGCACGATCTCGGTGTTCGGCTTCAAGACGCCGATTCCGTATCCGTTCTGCGCGGAGCGCACCGGCTATCTCGTCACCGACATGGACGTCGCGGTGAAGTCGGCGCGCGCGCACGGCGCCGACGTGGTCGTCGCGACGTTTCCCGATCCGATCGGCCGCGACGCGATCGTCCGCTGGCCGGGCGGCGTGAACATGCAGCTGTACTGGCACACGCAGGCGCCGAACTACGACCCGCTGCAGACGGTGCCGGAGAACCGCGTGTACGTGTCGCCGGAAACCGCGGGCAAGCTCGCGCGCAACTTCGCCGCGTTCTCGCACGGCAAGATCGTGTCCGACGTGCGTCATGCGCCGGGTATCGAGATCGGCCGGCCGAACGACACGTATCGCCGGATCCGGATCGAATCGGCCTTCGGCAAGATGACCGTGCTCGCGACGGACGGGCACCTGCCGTACCCGTTCGGCCGCGAGATGACCGGCTACGAAGTGGCCGACCTCGGCGCGACGCTGAAGCAGGCCGAAGCGGCCGGCGTAACCGTGCTCGTGCCGCCGTTCACGTCGGACGGCCGCGACGCGGCACTCGTGCAGTTCCCCGGCGGCTACGTCGCCGAGATTCACGCACGGTCGAAATGA